From the genome of Virgibacillus proomii, one region includes:
- a CDS encoding Dps family protein, translated as MNQQLIDALNKQLANWNVLYTKLHHYHWYVKGPEFFTLHEKFEEYYNEAADYIDEIAERILTIQGKPLATLKEYMEVATIEEAIGKESANEMVDQIAKDFQKIVDDSKEIIEAAEDLLDQPTSDLFIGIKTSLEQHIWMLNAFNAK; from the coding sequence ATGAATCAACAATTAATCGATGCACTTAACAAACAACTTGCCAATTGGAATGTACTTTATACAAAGCTTCATCATTATCACTGGTATGTAAAAGGGCCGGAATTTTTTACACTGCATGAAAAGTTTGAAGAATATTATAACGAAGCAGCAGATTACATTGATGAAATCGCTGAACGAATTTTAACCATTCAAGGAAAACCGCTTGCTACTTTAAAGGAATATATGGAAGTAGCGACTATTGAAGAAGCGATCGGAAAAGAATCCGCCAATGAGATGGTGGATCAAATAGCTAAAGATTTTCAAAAAATTGTTGATGACTCCAAGGAGATTATTGAAGCAGCAGAGGATTTACTAGATCAGCCTACAAGTGATCTATTTATCGGCATAAAAACTTCATTGGAACAGCATATATGGATGCTAAATGCATTCAATGCAAAATAA
- a CDS encoding spore germination protein — MSSVVGPVKVVRVGPGSLVNVGDIYSLSPSDTSKSNAGAGALNTGDSISVSSRSSSTNHYDPDLGDQPKFKA; from the coding sequence ATGTCTTCCGTTGTAGGGCCAGTAAAAGTAGTACGTGTAGGACCTGGTTCACTTGTAAATGTCGGTGATATCTATAGCTTGTCACCATCCGACACTAGTAAATCAAACGCTGGTGCTGGAGCATTAAATACGGGCGATTCCATTAGTGTAAGTAGTCGCTCCAGCTCTACTAACCATTATGATCCTGATTTAGGCGATCAACCCAAATTTAAAGCTTAA